CCGGCCCGGCCGCGCCGCGGTGCTGGACCTCCACCCAACTGGGAAACAGGAGCGCCGCCGTATTCGGCACGAGGAGTTGCAGGACCGTGACCGGCACGATCGCGATGGCCGCGGTGAGGCCAAGGCTGACGCGGACGCCCGGCGTGAGCCACCCGATCGTCATGCGGGCGTCGATGTTCCAGAGCGCCACCAGGAGCGCGAGCCAGGTGATGCCGACCAGGATCGCCGTGGGGGCCAGCAGCTCACCCAGCACGATCTGCCAGCCGGTGAGCGGATACGTCTTCAGGACGTCGAGCTTGCGCATGTCGCCGCGAATATCCTGCCGGGCGAACTGCGGGCCGACGATGAGCAGGTACGCCCCGCCGCCGAGCGCGATCCAGGCCGCAGTCTGGGCGAAAACCGCGAGCCCCGGCTGCAGGCGCACGATGAAGCTCGCGGTGCCGATCAGGATGACCGCGGCGCCGAAGACCCGGAGATTGAAGTAGGGCCAGGTCGACAGGAGGTTCTTCCAGAAGAACGCGATTTCCGGCCGGCCCACTGAGCCGAGTTCGAACGGCGCCGGGCGCGCGACCGCCTCGGTCGTCCCCAGCCGCCGCTCACCGGAGCGCCACGCCGCCACCCGCGCGGCGCGCTTCTCGGCCTGCGCGATGGAGGCGTCCTCAAACGATACCGCCGCCTGCACGACCCAGAAGTAGTGCGCGACGATGACGCCGAGCGCGGGCCCGAGCGCGAGCAGGAAGGCCAGCGGGTTGCCGGCAAAAAAGGGCGCGAGCACCCACTGCAGCGGCAGCAGGAGCCAGCTCAGCGGCGCGGTGTGCCCGATCGCCGTCAGCCAGTCACGCAGCCCCGCCGGATCCGCGGGCAAGCGGAACCCATCCGGGATCCGCGCGAGACTGATCACGATGATCGCCACGAGGGCGCCCAGCACGACCAGCCGCCGCAGCAGCACGTTCACCCCGCGATCGGTCCAGCGCGTCACCACGAACCCCGCGCCTGTGAAGTGCAGGTTCATCACGCTGAAGAAGAGCCACCAGCCCACGAGCCGGGGCCAGGCCGCGTGGCCCGCCATGCTCCAGCGGCTGGAGAGCAGCGCCATGACGAGACTGGCGCCGAGCGTGCGCACCTGCGCGGTGAGGAGCCGGTAGTGCACAAGCCGCCGCCGGGTGATGGGTGCCGGAAAGAGAAACGCGATCTCGGCCTCGGAGAACCCGAGCGCGGCGCGCGCCCGCGGCACGATCCAGGCACAGGCCAGGACGACCAGCAGGACGAGCCCGCCGATTGCGAGCGCCGCCGGCAGCCATTGCTGCGGAAACGTCGTCGCCATGGCGCCCGCGGGCATCCGGCCCCGCGGCCCCTGCAGCGCGTGGCGGAAGAAGAAAAAATACAGGTACGCGACGCCCACGACGGCGCCGACGAGGTAGCGCGGGCGCCGCAGCCGCCGCACCCGCCACAGCACCCAGTTTCGGAACGACGTGAGCCGAAGATAAAGCAGGGCCCGGATCATCGTGGGCTCAGCTTTCGCTTCCGCCGGTCGCGCGGATGAACACGTCCTCGAGGTTCACGTCCGCCTCTCCGTTGCTGAATTGCGCGGCCACCTCCGGCAGCGAACCGGCGGCAATCTTCTCGCCCCGCTTCAGGATGAGCACGTGCGAGCAGACCTCCTCCAGCAGGTGCAGCAGGTGGGAACTGAGCACGATCGTCGCGCCGGCCTGCGCGCGCTTGATGATCGAGTCTTTCATGCGCCGGATGCCGAGCGGATCGAGCCCGGTCAGCGGCTCGTCGAAGAACATCACCTGCGGCCCATGCAACAGCCCGCAGGCGATCGCCAGCTTCTGCTTCATGCCGCGCGAAAGCTCGCTCGGGAGCTGGTCGGCCTTGTCGGCGATCTCCAGTTCCTCGAGCAGCGGGCGGGCGACGTCCTCGTGGTCGGGCACGCCGTAGAGCCGCGCCACAAACCCGAGGTGCTGCCGCACGGTGAGGTATTCAAACAGCCGCGGCTCGTCGGGGAAGAAGGCCAGCGCGCGCTTCGCCGCGACCGGGTCCCGCGCCATGTCGTGGCCCGCGATCCGCACCGTGCCGCCCTGGTACGGCACGATGCCCGCCAGACAGCGCAGCGTCGTGGTCTTGCCGGCGCCGTTCGGCCCGACCAGGCCCAGCACCTCGCCGGGGCGCACCGTAAACGACAGCTCCCGCACGGCGGGAAAGTTCCCGTAAGACTTGGCCAGGTGATCCACCTCGATCATCGGCCGGGACCGTGGCAGCCGGCGCCAAATCCGCAAGTCTCCGAAAACCGCGAAACTCCTGCCCCGGTCATCCGTCATACCGCGCACGCTCGGATGACTCTCGTCAACCGGGCCGTTACCCAGATCCAATCACGTCAGCTCATCCCAATATGAAACTTTGCCGTCCGCTCCTCGCCGCCTGTGCGTTGGGCCTCGTCGCCCAGACTTCCTCCCTCCTCGCTGAGGACAACGCGCCGCCGCCTCCCCCGCAGGGTGAACACGCCAAGGGCCCGCGCGGGCCGATGACGCCGGAGGCCTATATTCAGCGCATCGAGAAGGCCGTCGGCCCGCTCACGACCGAGCAGAAGACCAAGATCACCGACATCCTCGCCGACACGAAGAAGAAGATGGAGTCGGTGAAGCCCGACGAGGGTCGCGAGAAATTCCGCGAGCTGATGCAGGCGCAGCAGGCCGCGGTGCGCGCCGTGCTCACCGCCGAGCAGC
The Opitutus sp. ER46 genome window above contains:
- a CDS encoding putative ABC exporter domain-containing protein, with amino-acid sequence MIRALLYLRLTSFRNWVLWRVRRLRRPRYLVGAVVGVAYLYFFFFRHALQGPRGRMPAGAMATTFPQQWLPAALAIGGLVLLVVLACAWIVPRARAALGFSEAEIAFLFPAPITRRRLVHYRLLTAQVRTLGASLVMALLSSRWSMAGHAAWPRLVGWWLFFSVMNLHFTGAGFVVTRWTDRGVNVLLRRLVVLGALVAIIVISLARIPDGFRLPADPAGLRDWLTAIGHTAPLSWLLLPLQWVLAPFFAGNPLAFLLALGPALGVIVAHYFWVVQAAVSFEDASIAQAEKRAARVAAWRSGERRLGTTEAVARPAPFELGSVGRPEIAFFWKNLLSTWPYFNLRVFGAAVILIGTASFIVRLQPGLAVFAQTAAWIALGGGAYLLIVGPQFARQDIRGDMRKLDVLKTYPLTGWQIVLGELLAPTAILVGITWLALLVALWNIDARMTIGWLTPGVRVSLGLTAAIAIVPVTVLQLLVPNTAALLFPSWVEVQHRGAAGPEVMGQRMIYFFAQMLTMVLVLLPAAGVGAGLLWLFQFVMPLAVAIAAAAIPVLLVLVAEVCLGVWWLGRRFEAIDVAEELRE
- a CDS encoding ABC transporter ATP-binding protein, whose amino-acid sequence is MIEVDHLAKSYGNFPAVRELSFTVRPGEVLGLVGPNGAGKTTTLRCLAGIVPYQGGTVRIAGHDMARDPVAAKRALAFFPDEPRLFEYLTVRQHLGFVARLYGVPDHEDVARPLLEELEIADKADQLPSELSRGMKQKLAIACGLLHGPQVMFFDEPLTGLDPLGIRRMKDSIIKRAQAGATIVLSSHLLHLLEEVCSHVLILKRGEKIAAGSLPEVAAQFSNGEADVNLEDVFIRATGGSES